A genomic stretch from Mesoplodon densirostris isolate mMesDen1 chromosome 3, mMesDen1 primary haplotype, whole genome shotgun sequence includes:
- the NRTN gene encoding neurturin, whose amino-acid sequence MQRWKAAALASVLCSSVLSLWMCWEGLLLSHRLGPALAPLRRPPRTLDARIARLAQYRALLQGAPDAVELRELTPWAGRSPGPRRRAGPRRRRARARSGTRPCGLRELEVRVSELGLGYASDETVLFRYCAGACEAAARVYDLGLRRLRQRRRVRRERVRAQPCCRPTAYEDEVSFLDTHSRYHTVHELSARECACV is encoded by the exons ATGCAGCGCTGGAAGGCGGCGGCCTTGGCCTCGGTGCTCTGCAGCTCCGTGCTCTCCCTCTGGATGTGTTGGGAAGGCCTGCTCCTCAGCCACCGCCTCGGACCCGCGCTTGCCCCGCTGCGCCGGCCGCCTCGCACCCTGGACGCTCGAATCGCCCGCCTGGCCCAGT ACCGTGCACTGCTGCAGGGCGCCCCGGACGCGGTGGAGCTTCGCGAACTGACGCCCTGGGCCGGGAGGTCCCCGGGTCCGCGCCGTCGGGCGGGGCCCCGGCGGCGGCGCGCGCGTGCGCGGTCGGGGACCCGGCCGTGCGGGCTGCGCGAGCTCGAGGTGCGCGTGAGCGAGCTGGGCCTGGGCTACGCGTCGGACGAGACGGTGCTGTTCCGCTACTGCGCAGGCGCGTGCGAGGCGGCCGCGCGCGTCTACGACCTGGGGCTGCGGCGCCTGCGCCAGCGGCGGCGAGTGCGGCGAGAGCGGGTGCGAGCGCAGCCCTGCTGCCGCCCGACGGCCTACGAGGACGAGGTGTCCTTCCTGGACACGCACAGTCGCTACCACACGGTCCACGAGCTGTCGGCGCGCGAGTGCGCTTGCGTGTGA